The genomic interval GCCCCAGATTGGCCTGCATCGGCTGCACCGGCGGATTCGAGACCGCCGTGCGCGGGCTGTCGAGGTTCGGGTCCGTTGTCATGACACGGCCTCCCCTGTCGCGGGTTCGATATTGACCAGGAACGCCTTGAATTCGGGCGTTTCCACATTGGCGTCGCCGACAAAGGGCGTCAGGCTGTTCGGCCCGAACCCCTTGCGCGCCGCGCCCATGAAGCCCCAGTGCAGCGGGATGCCGATGACATGGACCAGCCTGTCGCCGCATTGCATCGGCTTCAGCCGCCCCGTTACCAGAGCCTTGGCCTTGACCTCGCCCCGCTTGGACCAGACCCGCACCCAGCCGCCCTGCCGGATGCCCTTTTCGGCGGCCAGCTCGCGGCTGATCTCGACGAAGAATTCCGGCTGCAGGGCCGCGTTGATGCGGTTGTGCTTGGTCCAGTAATGGAAATGCTCGGTCAGGCGATAGGAGGTCGCCGCGATCGGGAATTCCTCGCTGGTGGCGAACTGCTCGGCATCGCTGGCAAAGACCCGCGCCACCGGATTGCCGCGCATCTGCGGGTTGAACACGTTGGCCAGGGGCGACTCGAACGGCTCCATATGCGTCGGGAAGGGGCCGTCGCGCATCATGCCGCGGCTGAACAGGCGCGAGACGCCTTCCTGGTTCATGATGAAGGGGCCGACCTCTTCCGGCCTGGCGGTCGGCGCGATGTCGGGCACGTCATAGCCGGTCCATTTCTCGCCGTCCCATTCCAGAAGCTTGCGCGAGGGGTCCCAGGGCCGGCCCTGCAGATCGGCAGAGGCGCGGTTGTAAAGGATCCGCCGGTTCAGCGGCCAGGAGAAGGTCCAGTTCGGATAGGCGCCGGTCTCGTCCGGGTCGGCATTGTCCCGCCGGGCCATGTTGTTGCCGTCCTCGTTCCAGCAGCCGGAATAGATCCAGCAGGCGCCCATGGTCGAGCCGTCGTCGCGATACTGGCTGAAGTTCAGCAGCTGCTTGCCCTTGGCGGTCAGCAGTTTCGTCGGGTCGGCGGAGTCGTAGACATCCTCCAGCGCCCGGCCGTTCATTTCCTTGGCCAGTTCCTCGGGCGAGGGCTCGTCGGGGTCGGCATAGTCCCAGGTCAGGTTCAGGATCGGGTCGGGGAAGACGCCGCCCTCTTCCTGATAGAGCTTCTTCACCCGCAGGAAGATCTGCGCCATGATCCAGGTGTCATGCCTGGCCTGGCCGGGCGGCGTCGCCGCAGACCAGTGCCATTGCAGCCAGCGCCCGGAATTGACCAGCGCGCCGTCATCCTCGGCAAAGCAGGACGAGGGCAGCTCCAGCACCTCGGTCTGGATCGAGGCGGTATCCACGTCGTTGTGTTCGCCGTGGTTTTCCCAGAAATGCGCCGTCTCGGTCTCCAGCGGATCCATCACCACCAGAAGCTTCAGCCTGGACAGGGCCGAGGTCACCTTGGCGCGGTTGGGGAAGGCCAGCAGCGGGTTGAAGCCCTGGCAGAAATACAGGTTCACCTGGCCGGCATCCATCAGCTCGAACATGCGCAGGATGTCATAGGTCGGCACGTCCAGCTTGGGCAGGTAGTGATAGGCCCAGTCGTTCGCGGCCGTGGCGGTGTCGCCCCACATCGCCTTCATGAAGCTGACCATGAACTTGGGATAGTTCTGCCAATAGCTGGTCTGGCCCGGCCGCAGCAGCTTGAAGCTGCGGCTGGACATGTAGGTCTGCCAGTCCGGCTCCTTCTCGGTCGGGATGTTCAGATACCCGGGAATCAGGTTCGACATCAGCCCGATATCGGTCAGGCCCTGGATGTTCGAATGGCCGCGCAGCGCGTTCATCCCGCCGCCCCGGACGCCGATATTGCCCAGGATCAGCTGCAGCATGGCCATGCCGCGGATGTTCTGCGCACCCTTGGCGTGCTGGGTCCAGCCAAGCGCATACATCGAGGTCATGGTCTTGTCGGGCGCCGAACATTCGCCGATCATCTCGGCGATCTTCAGGAAGCGGTCCCGGGGCGTGCCGCAGACCTCCTCGACCAGCTCGGGCGTATAGCGCGAGACATGTTCCCTGAGCAGGTTCCAGACACAGCGCGGATGCTCCAGCGTCATGTCCACGGCGGCAAAGCCGTCCTCACCGATCACATAGTCCCAGCTCGACTTGTCATAATCGCGCTTTTCGGGGTCGTAGCCGGTGAACAGCCCGTCGCTCCAGCCGTATTCATCCTTCACGATCAGGGGGGCGTTGGTGAAGTGGCGGACATAGTCCCATTGCACCTTGTCATTCTGGATCATCCAGTTGATCAGGCCCATCAGGAAGGCAATGTCCGAGCCGGGCCGGATCGGCGCATAATAGTCGGCCACCGAAGCCGTGCGGGTGAAGCGCGGGTCCACCACGATAAGCTTGGCGCCGCGGGCGGCCTTGGCCTCGGTCACCCATTTGAAGCCGCAGGGATGGGCTTCGGCGGCATTGCCGCCCATGACGACCACGAGGTCGGTATTCTTGATGTCGGTCCAGGAGTTGGTCATCGCTCCACGGCCAAATGTCGGGCCCAAACTGGACACCGTGGGGCCGTGTCAGACGCGCGCCTGGTTGTCGAATCCGACGATCCCCATGGACCTGACCACCTTGTAGGTCAGCCATGCGGTTTCATTGGTGGTGGCCGAGGCAGCCAGGAAACCGGTGGTGGTCCAGCGGTTGACCGGCACGCCGTCGTCGTTGGTCAGCACCATGTTGGCGTCGCGGTCGTCCTTGAGCGCGCGGGCGATCTTGTCCAGCGCCTCTTCCCAGGAGATCTCCTCGAAGCTGGCCGCGCCGGGCCGGCGGATGCGCGGCGTGGTCAGGCGCGTCTCGGCATTGACGAAATCCTTGAGCGCCGCGCCTTTCGGGCAAAGCGTGCCGCGGTTCGTCGGATGGTCGGCATCGCCTTCGATATGCATCACCTTGGCCTCTTCGCCGGCCTTCAGGTCGCCGTTCGAATAGATGATGATGCCGCAGGCCACCGAGCAATAGGGACAGGTGTTGCGCGTCTCGGTCGTCGAGGCCAGCTTGAAGGCACGCACATGCGCCTGCTCCGCCGCCTCCGCCCCGCCGAAGCCCATGGCCCCGAGCGATGTCGCCGCGACACCCGCGCCCGCCAGTTTCAGGAAACCGCGCCGCGAGAGGTCGATGTTCATCGTGCCCTCCTTTGCCTGTCATATCGATAGGTACGCGGTCAGGATTGCGCGGTATGGTAGCTCTGTCAAGCTTGGCACGAAAAAGGGGCGGACCCTTCCGGCCCGCCCCTTTTCCCATAAAAACCCAGGGTCTTTGCCAAGCTGCGCCCCTGGCCCGTCAGACCTCGACCGAGACGGCGCCGATGGGATGCGAGCAGCAGGCCAGGATATAGCCTTCCTCGATATCCTCGTCGGTGATGCCGCCGTTATGGACCATATGCACCTCGCCGGCGGTCTTCCTGACCTTGCAGGTGCCGCACAGGCCGAAGGTGCAGCCCGAGGGGATGTTCAGCCCGTTGGCCTTGGCCACCGCCAGCACCGTGTCGGTCTCGTTGCATTTCGCCACCACGCCCGAGCTTTCGAAGGTGATCTGGGCGGCGCTGTCCTCGTCCGGGACGACGTCGTCCAGCACCGGGGCCTCGGATTCGTTGCGGATCGGGGCGCCGAAGCTTTCCTGGTGGTAATGGTCCATGTCGAAGCCGAGCGCGATCAGCATGTCGCGCACCGCCTGCATGAAGGGCTCGGGCCCGCAGCAGAACACCTCGCGCTCCAGGTAGTCCGGGGCCATCAGGCCCAGCA from Paracoccus sp. MA carries:
- the fdnG gene encoding formate dehydrogenase-N subunit alpha codes for the protein MNIDLSRRGFLKLAGAGVAATSLGAMGFGGAEAAEQAHVRAFKLASTTETRNTCPYCSVACGIIIYSNGDLKAGEEAKVMHIEGDADHPTNRGTLCPKGAALKDFVNAETRLTTPRIRRPGAASFEEISWEEALDKIARALKDDRDANMVLTNDDGVPVNRWTTTGFLAASATTNETAWLTYKVVRSMGIVGFDNQARVUHGPTVSSLGPTFGRGAMTNSWTDIKNTDLVVVMGGNAAEAHPCGFKWVTEAKAARGAKLIVVDPRFTRTASVADYYAPIRPGSDIAFLMGLINWMIQNDKVQWDYVRHFTNAPLIVKDEYGWSDGLFTGYDPEKRDYDKSSWDYVIGEDGFAAVDMTLEHPRCVWNLLREHVSRYTPELVEEVCGTPRDRFLKIAEMIGECSAPDKTMTSMYALGWTQHAKGAQNIRGMAMLQLILGNIGVRGGGMNALRGHSNIQGLTDIGLMSNLIPGYLNIPTEKEPDWQTYMSSRSFKLLRPGQTSYWQNYPKFMVSFMKAMWGDTATAANDWAYHYLPKLDVPTYDILRMFELMDAGQVNLYFCQGFNPLLAFPNRAKVTSALSRLKLLVVMDPLETETAHFWENHGEHNDVDTASIQTEVLELPSSCFAEDDGALVNSGRWLQWHWSAATPPGQARHDTWIMAQIFLRVKKLYQEEGGVFPDPILNLTWDYADPDEPSPEELAKEMNGRALEDVYDSADPTKLLTAKGKQLLNFSQYRDDGSTMGACWIYSGCWNEDGNNMARRDNADPDETGAYPNWTFSWPLNRRILYNRASADLQGRPWDPSRKLLEWDGEKWTGYDVPDIAPTARPEEVGPFIMNQEGVSRLFSRGMMRDGPFPTHMEPFESPLANVFNPQMRGNPVARVFASDAEQFATSEEFPIAATSYRLTEHFHYWTKHNRINAALQPEFFVEISRELAAEKGIRQGGWVRVWSKRGEVKAKALVTGRLKPMQCGDRLVHVIGIPLHWGFMGAARKGFGPNSLTPFVGDANVETPEFKAFLVNIEPATGEAVS